The following is a genomic window from Malus sylvestris chromosome 7, drMalSylv7.2, whole genome shotgun sequence.
ctacgtgtaaaatttatgcaatacatgagcgttgacactttgatttatcggtcaacatttatttaccgaaatttcgatgtctacaaatgcccccacttcaacgcacgtcgtatacatgtgattgtcacgtgtaggagatgcgttttgaagtcccttactgtagatgtcgatccaagggccgtcgaggcttgatcttgaattgggctggagatttcttcaagggccgttgaggcttgatcttgaattgggcttgagattacttcaagggccgttgaggcttgatcttgaactgttgtttgaaatttcttcaagggccgtcgaggcttgatcttgaaggttgaaattggaccacaaggagcttcatgtggtaaatgatctttggctttggtagtgggtgaatcgacacgtattttgttgcgctttgttgactttccacagctttgatcttgaactgggttgaaggatcttctggattcctccaattgttgattttccacagcttattcttgaactaggttttgattcaagggtggtagacacttaatcttgaatcggacttgtgatttcctcaagggccgtcgaggcttgatcttgaatttggttggaaacttcttcaagggccgttagggcttgatccttgaaggttgacttgaacacatgacaagcaagcacgaggtgaaggtgacgacttgttgctctgttcaatctttctaattcacacctgagcagtttggtcaacggtatgatcttcaagattgatgggcttttcttccagttggtgacttgatctttaaggatttgattcaagggtggtgaatcggcacgtgcagcctacaacgcctagtaagtcgacccaagaatttgagggtcaaaacgaattCACCGtcagagtgattgcaactttgatgatatgagatactcttgcttttgaagaagtagcggatgaatcggcacgtgcttggttgcacttgtctccacatgcttcaaggtatcatcttcatttcctttatccgttcctcaggcagatgtggcatcttctcgagttcttcatctcagactctttccgCCGAGTTGACTgagcatgctgcattcttctctgcttgtttcttcaggcagatatggcagcttctcgagtttttcagctcggactccttctcctgagttgactgtgcagactgcattcttctctgcttgtttcttctgcaccttgtctccacatgctgcaaggtatcattttcacttgccttatctgttctccaggcagatggggcaacttctttggaagtacagcagcagtgggaaacgagtactcgagagcagtgctaggtaggcaatcagggaagggttccaagcagtcggttccttacccgagtttgagtggaagttccggcatattgttttctttatccttgtctttgtaggtaagaacaaggacaaaggaaaggacagggagaacgcatgatatgagatactcttgctttctaccctggtgatatgagatacttttgctttggagtcattggcttgcagaggtaccccaaggaataaggaacactgaatgactcgagaggtttcgttgggaaagcatttttggagatgaagaaaggctctgtatgtctgccttactatggaaggtgaaggtggacagttataggaagtcccttaatacctgtagaggtattattctttcactcgtgtcggcaactaacgcgtgattgaacagtaaacttcacgtgctttctccttcactgaaaatctttgacaaattgcccgtgatttgcgcaaagttgagtgtgcatatgacaggtgatgatgcggctgaaaaagactggcgcctcttcgatatctgggatcggcgcttcgacaaattacccgtgatttccgcaaagctgagtttgcgcgtgacgggtgctgacgaggctgaaaaagactagcgcctcttcgatatctgggattggcgctttaacaaattgcccgtgatttccgcaaagctgagtttgcatgtgacgggtgctaacgcgtctggaaaagcaagatgttTCTCCGATTTctaagcttgcctcttcgatttttgaatcggcATTTTCGAACtatgagctcacctcttcgatctctgaaatgtcgtcgagtgttgattttatagaggcacgcagttcgtttcaaagcacacttcgcttgtgaaaactcccctcttgtacttctaagatcttgatttgtccgatctcttcttccttcaacactttgaaaatgtctggaccctccgaccgtcgttttgacttgaatcttggtgaagagtcAGTCCCGCCttttccagacaacatatggcgcccatccttcatatcccctactggtcctcttaccgttggggattcggtgatgaaaaatgatatgaccgctgcggtggtggcccggaaccttgtcactcccagagataacagactactttccaaactgtctgatgagttggctgttaaggattctctggctctcagtgtgcagtgtgcaggttctgtgtctaatatggcccaacgcctatttgctcgaacccgtcaagttgaatcgttggcggctgaagtaatgagtctcaaacaggagattagggggctcaagcatgagaataaacagttgcacaagctcgcacacaactatgccacaaacatgaagaggaaaattgaccagatgcaggaatctgatggtcagattttacttgatcatcggaggtttgtgggtttgttccaacaacatttgccttcgtcttctggggctgtaccgcgtagtgaagcttcgaatgatcaacctttggctcctctacttcctggagttccgccgagtggtgaggcttcaaacagtcaacctccagcgcctctcatttctggagctctgccgagtggtgaggcggcacatgatcgtccttgaagatcccctcttgtaaatttgatttgatttgatttttttttcttcttaaggtatgtaaaatttccagaaaaaataaataaaatgaacttttatttctcttaatgcttttttttattttttattttttattttttatgcacgtggtgccagatgcaccatccatttatattttcctttcttttcctttttttatttatttatttatttatttatttatttttatttgcacatggtgccagagcaccaaaagataaaacttttttttttcctttgatcatggtgccagacgcaccaaagatcaaacatttatattttttgcCTTTAATCACATGGTGCCAGCACCACTTTGCTCCActatgttgttttttttatttttttattatatatatatttatataaattcTGGTGATGGGATGAAGAACTTGCAGGAAGGACGAAGACGGAGAGGGCTGTAGAGTGACGAGCTCGAGGGAGGCCAGGCGCTGCGGTAGAAGGAGTCGATGCCGAGAGCGCAGCCCAACTTGCTCCGGGTGTGCGCACCATGTGCAGCAGGTCGGGTTTGAGTGGAGTGAGGACGGAGGATACAAGTTGGCGTGGAGGCCTTGTGCGCTCAGATGTGTAGCTGCTGAGCTGCAGTTGCGTCGCAGGGGAAGATAAGGGCAGACGAGAGAAGACGAGATCAGGCTGCGGTGAGATGATTGGACTGGTGGAGGCCGAACCGGCTCAGGTTTCTTCTCGATCCGAACAGGCGCCTCCCTCCTTGAAACCCTCTCGGGCTCAACATGGTTCCAGGAACTCGCCTGCAATTCCTCATCAGAACCCTTTTTCGGACCGGAATTCATCTCCGTGTTTGTCAATCAGATGCTGAAACAACTCCTCAAACCTCGAACGAAGCTGATTGGCATAATTATACACCTCGTGGCTTTGGGGATTGTACCGCATGGCCTTCTCGAAAGTCAATCGTACATCAGCTGAGAAATCAGAAGGCGTTGAGGTCGTTGCTGGCGAGAATGGCGGAGGTGGACTGGTGGTGTCGGTGATAAATAGCATCATGGTGGGCCTGGCTTTAGGGCCTTCGGGGCCTGAAACGAGCTGCGGTTCTTGAGGCGGCCGAAGATGGATGTTCTGAAAACGCCATGGCATGACCTCGAGAATGAAATCTAGCAGTGGATCAACCATGATGATGTCCTTGTTACCGGCGGTGGTAACAAAGATATCGGCCTCAGAGACAACATCTTCAAGGGGAAGAACCTGAAGGCTTTCCATAAGAGCCTGGAGGGCACAGATTGGATCAATCTCAGTCACAACCACGCGAGATCCAGCTTGCTTGAGGGCAGCAGCACAACCCTTTCCGACATCTCCGTATCCACAGACAACTGAAACCTTTCCGGCAATCATAACATCAGTGGCTCTCATCAAACCATCGGGGAGAGAGTGACGGCATCCGTACAAGTTGTCAAACTTGCTCTTGGTAACAGAGTTGTTGACATTGATGGCGGGGAACAAGAGAGCGTCGCTGGCCTGCATCTGATACAATCTCTTGACGCCGGTGGTGGTCTCCTCCGAGACTCCGACCAACCTGTCCTTCATCTTGTGGTACCTCTTGGGGTCGGTTTTCAAGAAATCTGGATAAATGGTATGTAATCGAAAGATGGAGGACTCTCATCACTGTCTACTTTATTGACTGCGCGAATAGGCGTCTTCTCTTTCCCTTGAGAGATGTCGTTACAAAGGATAGGAGTAGCAGGCCTCACAAATCCAGGCCCAATAAAAGGATTTGTCCTGATTGCTGCACCGACTGGATTTAGGACTGATTTCATCCATTTCGGCTTGGGGACGACATTTAAAATAGAGAGATACCCcactttgatatatatatatacacacacacacacacacacacacacacatatatatatatatatttttttttttcttttttttttcttttttttttgtgtaaatacataaaacatgtatctctctctcttttttttttttttttctttttttttttttttttggtataaagaaattgtaatagcatcaaaacttttaattaaatCTTTATTCCTTATTTTGGTGTGACTgaactcaaaattttttttgaatattcgagctgcctacgtacccctccaaagaagagatcaagtcgtaacgtagttcaaatacatttttttttttttggtattttcttttggtgccgtttgcagtttcaactcgtgcagacaaggagtgttggtgtcgtttgcagtttcaactcgtgcagacaaggagctttgtgccatgcagtttagactcgtgcgggcgaggagaattttgtgaattttgtcaagcaattttggagaggcgttcctcacaatttTCATAGCAAGAAGCTTTGACCGCGTGATTGAAAAAATCTTCGGGCAAGaagtcgcgcatcgtgatggcaacggacgatctatgtgtcgaaatttcatcatcttcaacacgttcacgttgctttgaaggttgacaatagctgctttgccccctttccgattggcggacttgtggaggagacgtatgcttcttgtgcaatttcttaggagtgacttgagtccatccttcaattttgcttgtcttggatgatgcccccagcggttgaggtgaaaactttgagtcggaagagccagaagtgaaggtggtatagtttgacttcgccacttcgtcaagatctagctcgatgattcctttctgagccagtttcatgatgagatctttcagcacgaaacatttttctgtcggatgactgatgaagcggtggaatttacagtatcttggactgtcagtacgattcatctcttccggccgtctgcactcaggcaaactgatcaccttcttgtccaacaggtcatccagcatggcaactacatcagagtcggggaatggatagaTCTTCttctcaagctccttcaaagtgcgtctacgtaTCTCTTGATCACTTAAaacttcggtttgaatcgccttgcctcgtgtggagattttgacgggagctgtgttgaccgtcatcgcttccttggtgggtttccatgcagccttttccacctttgtcccaagaactttgtcgttcttgtagtcagtgatcggttctttcttcccatgatgggcgatgctcaactccatgtcatgggcgcgggtggctagctcttcgaaggtccgtggtttgatgccttgaaggatgtattgcaaaccccattgcatgccttggatgcacatctcaattgaagaggtttccgagagcctgtctttacagtcgaggcttagagtgcgccaccTGTtaatgtagtcaatgactggctcgtccttccactgctttgtgctcgttagctctagcatgctcacagtgcggcgggtactgtagaagcggttgaggaattccctttccaactgttcccagctgttgatggactcaggctctaggtccgtgtaccactcaaaggcgtttcctttcagcgagcgcacaaactgcttggcgaggtaatccccttcggttcctgcgttgttgcaggtttcaacgaagtgggcaacatgttgtttcg
Proteins encoded in this region:
- the LOC126630047 gene encoding adenosylhomocysteinase-like — its product is MDEISPKSKSSIFRLHTIYPDFLKTDPKRYHKMKDRLVGVSEETTTGVKRLYQMQASDALLFPAINVNNSVTKSKFDNLYGCRHSLPDGLMRATDVMIAGKVSVVCGYGDVGKGCAAALKQAGSRVVVTEIDPICALQALMESLQVLPLEDVVSEADIFVTTAGNKDIIMVDPLLDFILEVMPWRFQNIHLRPPQEPQLVSGPEGPKARPTMMLFITDTTSPPPPFSPATTSTPSDFSADVRLTFEKAMRYNPQSHEVYNYANQLRSRFEELFQHLIDKHGDEFRSEKGF